One stretch of Candidatus Bathyarchaeota archaeon DNA includes these proteins:
- a CDS encoding glycosyltransferase family 4 protein codes for MKPRHKKPSVALITLPIGNKIGASFVTKSLRLLEPLCGELFLITGNFLAGTGGRVRVINIKCPKSYGEKRPVWIRILRFLLIQLRTSLKLVQISSEIDIALFHLGGELNLLPIFCSKLFGKKTVIFYYGIQKSWEMKLNEPSGASGAIFPLVAGVLERMIFHLVDHIAVEAKGIIESGPFSRYKGKVSSNGAFYVDTSRFRLERELKSRKQLVGLISSLVPVKGVVNFIDALPLILKQLPDVEFLIGGDGPLFYKIKDCLEKSGLRDKVSLTGWLSRDRVAYHLNQMKLLVLPSYEEGLPNIVLEAMACGTPVLATPVGGIPDIIKDEKTGFILEDNYAESIAKGVIRALNHPRLLEITKDARALIESKYSYTAAVHRYEKILTSLC; via the coding sequence ATGAAGCCACGGCATAAAAAGCCCAGTGTTGCGCTAATAACTTTGCCTATCGGGAATAAAATAGGGGCAAGTTTTGTAACAAAATCCTTGCGACTACTTGAGCCCTTGTGCGGTGAACTTTTTCTAATCACTGGAAACTTTCTTGCGGGAACTGGTGGGCGGGTTCGCGTAATTAATATAAAATGTCCTAAGAGCTATGGTGAAAAGAGACCAGTTTGGATTAGAATCCTCAGATTCTTGCTAATCCAGCTAAGGACTTCACTTAAATTAGTACAAATATCTTCTGAAATTGACATTGCGCTTTTTCACCTTGGAGGAGAACTTAATCTATTACCCATTTTCTGCTCAAAATTATTCGGAAAGAAAACAGTTATATTTTATTATGGAATTCAAAAAAGCTGGGAGATGAAACTGAATGAACCATCAGGGGCGAGTGGGGCCATTTTCCCTCTCGTTGCTGGGGTTTTGGAAAGGATGATTTTTCACTTGGTGGATCATATTGCTGTAGAAGCAAAGGGTATCATTGAAAGTGGGCCATTTAGTAGATACAAGGGTAAGGTTTCATCTAATGGTGCTTTCTACGTGGACACTAGCCGTTTTAGATTAGAAAGAGAGCTAAAGAGTAGAAAGCAGCTGGTCGGACTTATCAGTTCCTTGGTCCCTGTGAAGGGAGTAGTTAACTTCATTGATGCACTACCTTTGATTTTAAAGCAACTGCCGGACGTAGAGTTCCTGATAGGCGGGGACGGACCGTTATTTTATAAAATTAAAGACTGCCTAGAGAAAAGCGGGTTACGTGATAAAGTGAGCCTTACAGGATGGCTTTCAAGGGATAGAGTTGCATACCACCTTAATCAAATGAAGCTCCTTGTCTTGCCCTCGTATGAGGAAGGGCTACCTAACATAGTTTTAGAGGCTATGGCATGTGGCACACCAGTTTTAGCAACGCCTGTCGGTGGAATTCCAGACATCATAAAGGATGAAAAAACCGGATTTATATTAGAAGACAATTATGCAGAATCTATCGCCAAAGGTGTAATAAGAGCTTTGAACCATCCAAGGCTCCTAGAGATAACAAAGGATGCGCGTGCTCTCATTGAGAGCAAATATTCCTATACAGCAGCGGTTCACAGATATGAGAAGATCTTGACTAGCTTATGCTAA
- a CDS encoding glycosyltransferase family 4 protein — translation MKVLFVLGFPNPFPGAGWTRIGFFANAWSKKSRSVEVLGAFSYKSFQKKGVRKLGEVNLFNLVFNMCLTHPLIFILNSFISFMVSTLFLRARKPNVVIVSVPSGDVGLGALMACKLVGAKCVVDYRDEWEDYAISLNNSRIGKSFYSAVKKLIASLYAKCHLVAAVTPNFLKSLKRRGVTNVRLVPNGADTRTFKPLSNKRENEGFTIFYSGGIGGYYNLDVVVKTIKKLVDKGLSNVKLVIAGGGKVQKVLNLALELGISNNIEYKGAINDKVKLAKLIARADVGLVPYDDNLLWRNSLPAKFFEYCACGVPVVATVYDDSILAKLIKEHEVGLTVPPMDEKRFAEAIYRIYKNKPFREMAGKRARLLIEEKFDRNKIAEEFLKLLEKFL, via the coding sequence ATGAAAGTTTTATTTGTCCTTGGTTTTCCTAATCCTTTTCCCGGCGCTGGTTGGACTAGGATAGGCTTCTTTGCTAATGCTTGGTCTAAGAAGTCGCGCTCAGTGGAGGTTTTGGGTGCATTCAGCTATAAATCCTTTCAAAAAAAAGGAGTCAGAAAACTGGGTGAAGTTAACCTTTTCAACCTTGTCTTCAACATGTGTCTAACTCATCCGCTAATCTTCATATTAAACAGTTTTATTTCCTTCATGGTTTCAACGCTTTTCCTAAGAGCCAGAAAACCAAACGTAGTGATAGTTTCTGTCCCCTCCGGCGATGTTGGGCTGGGGGCGTTAATGGCCTGCAAACTGGTCGGGGCCAAGTGTGTGGTTGATTACAGAGACGAGTGGGAAGACTACGCAATAAGCCTTAATAATTCTAGAATCGGGAAATCCTTCTATTCAGCAGTAAAGAAGCTCATAGCAAGCCTTTACGCAAAATGTCACCTAGTTGCTGCTGTGACGCCAAACTTCTTGAAGTCTTTAAAGCGCCGTGGAGTAACTAATGTTAGGCTCGTACCGAACGGAGCCGATACAAGAACGTTTAAGCCATTAAGCAATAAGCGAGAGAACGAAGGCTTCACAATATTTTACTCAGGTGGTATTGGAGGATACTATAATTTGGATGTGGTAGTTAAGACAATAAAGAAGCTTGTAGACAAGGGCTTGAGCAATGTTAAGTTGGTTATTGCTGGGGGAGGTAAAGTACAGAAGGTGCTCAACTTGGCCCTTGAACTGGGTATCTCAAACAACATAGAGTATAAGGGAGCAATAAACGACAAGGTGAAATTGGCAAAGCTGATTGCTAGAGCTGACGTAGGCTTGGTTCCCTATGACGATAATCTCCTTTGGAGGAACTCTCTCCCTGCCAAGTTCTTTGAGTATTGCGCATGTGGAGTGCCGGTAGTAGCCACAGTTTACGATGACTCGATACTAGCCAAGCTGATAAAAGAGCATGAAGTAGGCTTAACAGTTCCACCTATGGATGAAAAGAGGTTCGCGGAAGCGATTTACAGAATCTACAAAAACAAACCGTTTAGAGAAATGGCAGGCAAAAGGGCGAGATTACTCATTGAGGAAAAGTTCGACAGGAACAAGATCGCTGAAGAGTTCCTTAAGCTGCTAGAGAAGTTTCTTTAA